A genomic window from Maylandia zebra isolate NMK-2024a linkage group LG20, Mzebra_GT3a, whole genome shotgun sequence includes:
- the nr4a1 gene encoding nuclear receptor subfamily 4immunitygroup A member 1: MTCIYSQHGSQPSENNLGSSEFQNTDFISRLAVGMSSPLDQHTSAPSLPSIGSLVGTPTGDFDAYSCQFTTAPAHVAPSSAQETPFKLDELQVYGCYPGSFMLSYPDESVSPTGSDYYGSPASASAPSTPGFQSQHTSTWDSAFGPYSPSPGYWATEETSAPHAPSFFTFGAGSMEDMSPLGQPHLRDHDAFALSHPHPSTLTFPTLEMEHARSFDGADQLDAGSLSPKLKSPGGNEGCCAVCGDNASCHHYGVRTCEGCKGFFKRTVQKNSKYVCLSNKDCPVDKRRRNRCQFCRFQKCLAVGMVREVVRTDSLKGRRGRLPSKPKIIQDVTAAVSPVSMIAALVRAHIDSNPSVGTLDYSKYVEMDTSPNQKEDASDIRQFYDLLTASMEVIRQWANSIPGFSEFCLEDQELLLESAFVELYILRLAFRSDPKTEKLIFCNGVVLHKTQCVRGFGDWIESILEFSQNLHRMKLDVSSFSCLTALVIITDRHGLKEPKRVEDLQNQLITCLKDHVSGCGSDSLRPNYLSRLLGKLPELRTLCTQGLQRIFYLKLEDLVPPPPIVEKIFLDTLPF, translated from the exons ATGACTTGCATATATTCCCAGCACGGATCTCAGCCTAGTGAGAACAACCTCGGCAGCTCAGAGTTTCAGAACACAGACTTTATCTCCAGGCTGGCTGTGGGAATGAGTAGCCCACTGGACCAGCACACCTCTGCACCATCCTTGCCAAGCATCGGCTCCCTGGTGGGCACTCCCACGGGAGACTTCGATGCATATTCATGCCAGTTTACTACGGCTCCTGCCCATGTTGCTCCATCCTCAGCGCAGGAAACTCCTTTCAAGCTCGATGAACTCCAAGTTTACGGCTGCTACCCTGGATCTTTCATGTTGAGTTACCCCGATGAATCTGTGTCCCCCACTGGGTCAGATTATTATGGCAGCCCTGCATCAGCCTCGGCTCCTTCAACCCCTGGGTTTCAGAGTCAGCACACATCCACCTGGGATTCAGCCTTTGGTCCATATTCACCCAGTCCAGGGTACTGGGCAACCGAGGAGACATCAGCACCCCATGCACCATCTTTCTTCACGTTTGGTGCAGGATCCATGGAGGATATGTCCCCTTTGGGTCAGCCACACTTACGAGATCATGATGCTTTTGCCTTGAGCCATCCTCACCCATCTACGCTGACCTTTCCCACCTTGGAGATGGAGCATGCACGCAGCTTTGATGGTGCTGACCAACTGGACGCTGGAAGCTTGTCACCCAAGCTGAAAAGTCCAGGTGGAAACGAAGgctgctgtgctgtgtgtggGGATAACGCCTCCTGCCATCACTATGGAGTTCGCACTTGTGAAGGATGCAAAGGGTTTTTCAAG CGTACTGTGCAGAAAAATTCAAAGTATGTATGCCTTTCCAACAAAGACTGTCCTGTGGACAAGAGGCGGAGGAATCGATGCCAGTTCTGCCGTTTCCAGAAGTGTCTAGCTGTAGGCATGGTCAGGGAAG ttgTCAGAACTGATAGCCTGAAAGGGCGAAGAGGCCGCTTACCTTCCAAGCCTAAAATTATTCAGGATGTAACAGCTGCTGTGTCTCCAGTGAGCATGATCGCCGCACTCGTGAGGGCACATATTGACTCAAACCCCAGCGTTGGGACACTGGATTATTCCAAG TATGTTGAGATGGATACCAGCCCTAATCAGAAAGAGGACGCCAGTGACATCAGACAGTTTTACGACTTGCTTACAGCCTCCATGGAGGTTATCAGGCAGTGGGCAAATAGCATCCCGGGATTCTCTGAGTTCTGTCTTGAGGATCAGGAACTGCTGCTCGAATCGGCATTTGTTGAACTCTACATCCTGCGTCTTGCATTTCG GTCTGATCCTAAAACGGAGAAGCTCATCTTCTGCAATGGAGTCGTACTTCATAAAACGCAGTGCGTACGGGGTTTTGGCGACTGGATCGAGTCCATCTTGGAGTTTTCGCAAAATCTCCATCGCATGAAGCTCGACGTttcctccttctcctgcctCACAGCCCTCGTCATAATCACCG ATCGGCATGGTCTTAAGGAACCAAAACGTGTGGAAGACCTGCAGAATCAGCTCATCACCTGCCTCAAAGATCACGTCTCTGGCTGTGGCTCTGACTCTTTGAGGCCCAATTATTTATCCAGACTTCTCGGGAAGCTGCCTGAGCTCAGGACTCTGTGCACTCAAGGCCTCCAGCGCATCTTTTACCTTAAACTAGAAGACCTCGTTCCTCCGCCACCGATCGTGGAAAAAATCTTTCTGGATACGCTTCCATTTTGA
- the gtsf1 gene encoding gametocyte-specific factor 1 isoform X1, protein MSFERNGSLSCKFQLQMASNFVIGSTSSPCRTSSAEPAQLVEEYDGKGNTDPEKLLQCPFDKNHKIRSSRFPYHIIKCRKNHPKLARELKTCPFNARHLVPKHELAHHTETCEDRVPVDMEEDGSSSSNGPCNWHVPVSTWVNPNMTEDWDQEADNTAPPFVWGETKTIGPKQETRPTNNLGPTFRSPSDIPWSGF, encoded by the exons ATGTCTTTTGAGAGAAACGGATCTCTTTCATG TAAATTCCAGCTACAGATGGCGAGCAATTTTGTAATTGGAAGCACCAGCAGTCCCTGCAGGACCTCTTCTGCAGAGCCAGCACAGCTGGTGGAGGAATAtg ATGGgaaaggaaacacagacccagAAAAACTTCTTCAGTGCCCTTTTGATAAAAACCACAAGATCCGGTCCAGCCGCTTTCCTTACCACATCATAAAGTGCAGGAAG AACCATCCCAAACTGGCCCGTGAACTAAAAACCTGCCCTTTTAATGCTCGCCACCTGGTCCCCAAACATGAGCTGGCTCACCACACTGAGACCTGCGAGGACAGAGTTCCTGTGGACATGGAAGAAG ATggaagttcaagttcaaatggACCTTGTAACTGGCATGTCCCAGTCAGCACTTGGGTTAACCCAAACATGACTGAGGATTGGGATCAAG AGGCAGATAACACTGCTCCTCCATTTGTGTGGGGTGAAACCAAAACCATTGGGCCAAA ACAGGAAACAAGACCCACCAACAATCTTGGTCCAACGTTTAGATCACCCAGTGACATTCCATGGTCTGGTTTTTAA
- the gtsf1 gene encoding gametocyte-specific factor 1 isoform X2, whose protein sequence is MDGKSKFQLQMASNFVIGSTSSPCRTSSAEPAQLVEEYDGKGNTDPEKLLQCPFDKNHKIRSSRFPYHIIKCRKNHPKLARELKTCPFNARHLVPKHELAHHTETCEDRVPVDMEEDGSSSSNGPCNWHVPVSTWVNPNMTEDWDQEADNTAPPFVWGETKTIGPKQETRPTNNLGPTFRSPSDIPWSGF, encoded by the exons atggatggaaaaag TAAATTCCAGCTACAGATGGCGAGCAATTTTGTAATTGGAAGCACCAGCAGTCCCTGCAGGACCTCTTCTGCAGAGCCAGCACAGCTGGTGGAGGAATAtg ATGGgaaaggaaacacagacccagAAAAACTTCTTCAGTGCCCTTTTGATAAAAACCACAAGATCCGGTCCAGCCGCTTTCCTTACCACATCATAAAGTGCAGGAAG AACCATCCCAAACTGGCCCGTGAACTAAAAACCTGCCCTTTTAATGCTCGCCACCTGGTCCCCAAACATGAGCTGGCTCACCACACTGAGACCTGCGAGGACAGAGTTCCTGTGGACATGGAAGAAG ATggaagttcaagttcaaatggACCTTGTAACTGGCATGTCCCAGTCAGCACTTGGGTTAACCCAAACATGACTGAGGATTGGGATCAAG AGGCAGATAACACTGCTCCTCCATTTGTGTGGGGTGAAACCAAAACCATTGGGCCAAA ACAGGAAACAAGACCCACCAACAATCTTGGTCCAACGTTTAGATCACCCAGTGACATTCCATGGTCTGGTTTTTAA
- the gtsf1 gene encoding gametocyte-specific factor 1 isoform X3, with the protein MASNFVIGSTSSPCRTSSAEPAQLVEEYDGKGNTDPEKLLQCPFDKNHKIRSSRFPYHIIKCRKNHPKLARELKTCPFNARHLVPKHELAHHTETCEDRVPVDMEEDGSSSSNGPCNWHVPVSTWVNPNMTEDWDQEADNTAPPFVWGETKTIGPKQETRPTNNLGPTFRSPSDIPWSGF; encoded by the exons ATGGCGAGCAATTTTGTAATTGGAAGCACCAGCAGTCCCTGCAGGACCTCTTCTGCAGAGCCAGCACAGCTGGTGGAGGAATAtg ATGGgaaaggaaacacagacccagAAAAACTTCTTCAGTGCCCTTTTGATAAAAACCACAAGATCCGGTCCAGCCGCTTTCCTTACCACATCATAAAGTGCAGGAAG AACCATCCCAAACTGGCCCGTGAACTAAAAACCTGCCCTTTTAATGCTCGCCACCTGGTCCCCAAACATGAGCTGGCTCACCACACTGAGACCTGCGAGGACAGAGTTCCTGTGGACATGGAAGAAG ATggaagttcaagttcaaatggACCTTGTAACTGGCATGTCCCAGTCAGCACTTGGGTTAACCCAAACATGACTGAGGATTGGGATCAAG AGGCAGATAACACTGCTCCTCCATTTGTGTGGGGTGAAACCAAAACCATTGGGCCAAA ACAGGAAACAAGACCCACCAACAATCTTGGTCCAACGTTTAGATCACCCAGTGACATTCCATGGTCTGGTTTTTAA
- the cd63 gene encoding CD63 antigen has translation MSVTGGMKCVKYLVFFFNFIFWLCGLALIVVGIMVQVSLNKTLKITDPTASAAPIILIGVGVVIFFISFFGCCGAFKENHCMVTTFAVLLSLIVIVEIAAAIVGYVFRNKLSTIVHDSVTEMISKYEKGTPEFKETVDNLQHNLKCCGVNGSSDWKNFTSKGNSVPDSCCKNVTKGCGIGTMTDSDKVYQQGCSAAMETFLKNNILWVIVAAVVIAILQLLGIVFACCLIKGIRDGYEVM, from the exons CTATGTGGCCTAGCACTGATTGTGGTAGGAATCATGGTTCAGGTGTCGCTTAACAAAACCCTCAAGATCACTGATCCCACTGCCTCGGCAGCTCCCATTATCCTGATCGGAGTTGGTGTGGTGATTTTCTTCATCAGCTTCTTTGGTTGCTGTGGAGCCTTCAAAGAAAACCACTGCATGGTCACCACG TTTGCTGTCCTTCTCTCACTGATTGTTATCGTTGAGATTGCAGCAGCAATTGTTGGATACGTCTTCAGAAACAAG CTCTCAACTATCGTCCACGATAGCGTCACTGAAATGATCTCCAAGTACGAAAAGGGTACACCAGAATTCAAAGAGACCGTGGACAATCTTCAGCATAAC CTGAAATGCTGCGGTGTGAACGGTTCTTCTGACTGGAAAAACTTCACTAGCAAAGGAAACTCTGTGCCTGACTCATGCTGCAAGAATGTCACTAAAGGCTGTGGAATAGGAACCATGACTGACTCTGACAAAGTGTATCAGCAG gGTTGTAGTGCTGCTATGGAGACATTTCTAAAGAATAACATCTTATGGGTGATAGTAGCAGCGGTTGTCATTGCTATCCTGCAG TTACTCGGTATTGTGTTTGCCTGCTGTTTGATCAAAGGCATTCGGGACGGCTACGAAGTTATGTGA
- the letmd1 gene encoding LETM1 domain-containing protein 1 → MALSCSSLCSQLSLIRHCRLGKNRITHGLYSPYVVCQFRLPLCRHYSSSEVRRGFARYVASKLQWANTKYEDFLKKRFPRFFLLYHTFVEGFKLLFRDAKDIRRIKGKMWSDGVKFQDLPYRDMEKLRQFRRDLIKAIPLVIISIPPFANYLVFVLMYFFPRQLLIPHFWTPSQQLEFRRVYHSLRARHHWPVLKGLECTSQQVKNGHLQRQLKDLCAKVQSGANPKASEILAIRSLFSGPPLGIRRMSVDHMRHISPLLFLTPRLPGFLIGQRLSSHGLELLQLDRGLSRLGVHQLNDSELRQACYLRGLNADVLGVNQCREWLSQWLQVSSSLKDSEVSLLLHSIVFLSANYPSGPSHH, encoded by the exons ATGGCGCTGTCCTGTTCGAGTCTGTGTAGTCAACTGTCTTTAATCCGACACTGTCGTCTCGGTAAAAACAGGATAACACATGGTCTTTACTCTCCCTACGTGGTCTGTCAGTTCAG ACTGCCCCTGTGTAGACACTACTCATCGTCCGAAGTCAGACGAGGTTTTGCTCGTTATGTTGCCTCCAAACTCCAGTGGGCTAATACCAAATATGAAGATTTCCTTAAAAAGCGATTTCCCCGCTTTTTTCTGCTCTATCACACTTTCGTGGAAG GATTCAAGCTACTGTTCCGAGATGCCAAAGATATCAGGAGGATAAAAGGAAAAATGTGGTCTGATGGAGTAAAGTTCCAGGATTTGCCTTACAGGGACATGGAGAAACTCAGACAG TTTCGCAGAGACTTGATCAAGGCCATCCCGCTGGTGATCATATCCATCCCTCCCTTTGCCAACTACCTGGTTTTTGTCTTGAT GTATTTCTTCCCCCGTCAGCTCCTGATCCCTCACTTCTGGACTCCCAGCCAGCAGCTGGAGTTTCGGAGAGTGTACCACTCCCTCAGAGCTCGGCACCACTGGCCGGTGCTCAAAGGACTTGAGTGCACGAGTCAGCAGGTCAAAAATGGTCACTTACAGAGACAACTTAAGGACCTGTGTGCAAAA GTCCAAAGTGGAGCAAACCCCAAAGCGTCTGAAATCCTTGCTATCCGAAGCCTGTTTTCTGGACCTCCTTTGGGTATAAGGAGAATGAGCGTTGATCACATG AGACACATCAGCCCGCTGCTCTTCTTGACGCCACGGCTCCCCGGCTTCTTGATTGGCCAGCGGCTAAGCAGCCACGGGCTGGAGTTGCTCCAACTGGACCGGGGCCTCAGCAGACTGGGCGTTCACCAGCTGAATGACTCTGAACTCAGACAG GCTTGTTATCTAAGGGGCCTCAATGCTGATGTTCTTGGTGTTAACCAGTGTCGTGAATGGTTGTCCCAGTGGCTACAGGTGTCAAGCTCATTGAaag ACTCAGAGGTGTCACTGCTTTTGCACAGCattgtgtttctctctgcaaACTACCCAAGTGGTCCCAGCCATCACTGA